The proteins below come from a single Sphingomicrobium sediminis genomic window:
- a CDS encoding M1 family metallopeptidase: MSLAACRGTTPAEDPVPTRNVAPILDREDAVDIHSFAKPLEARVTHVALDLNVDFDAKNVSGTATLDIEAADDATEIILDSRDLTINSITAADGSNLDYVIGEGTEELGQPIIIQLNGARQLVIHYVSSPTSDALQFLSPEQTVGKEHPYLFSQGQSILNRSWIPTQDSPGIRQTWEAEIRVPNPLEVVMSGQRARDPVPDGADHRIFHYEMTKSVPPYLIAIAVGDLEFRPLGLRTGVWTEPAMLDRAAAELADTGRMITAAENLFGPYPWARYDLLVLPPSFPFGGMENPELTFLTPTFIAGDKSLTSLIAHELAHSWSGNLATNATWADFWLNEGMTVYAEQRIVEAVYGKEAYDQQVNLSLDALNSALGELPEADQILAVDLTGRHPDDGFTDIPYDKGAAFLRTLEADVGRERFDAFLRGWFDANAFSPITSSMFMEAVVNDLYESDEERATSALIDAWINQPGLPENNAAGNANAFAEVDADVVAFDGGADPASLGWGEWNTAERLRFLGRIDRDLDDERMAALDGAFGLNRTGNNEILFLWLMLAVENRYDPAVDRLESFLTSQGRRKFVRPLVVALAEDEEWGRPIAEEIYPRARPLYHPITTKDLDLLGLIPKVAETD, translated from the coding sequence ATGTCCCTCGCCGCCTGCCGCGGCACCACCCCTGCCGAAGACCCGGTCCCGACGCGCAATGTCGCGCCGATCCTCGACCGCGAAGACGCCGTCGACATTCACAGCTTCGCCAAGCCTCTGGAAGCGCGGGTCACCCATGTCGCGCTCGACCTGAATGTAGATTTCGATGCCAAAAACGTCTCGGGCACGGCGACGCTGGACATCGAGGCCGCCGACGATGCCACCGAAATCATCCTCGACAGCCGCGACCTCACCATCAATTCCATCACCGCCGCCGACGGCAGCAATCTCGACTATGTCATTGGCGAGGGCACCGAAGAACTCGGCCAGCCGATCATCATCCAGTTGAATGGAGCGCGCCAGCTCGTCATCCACTATGTCTCTTCGCCGACCAGCGACGCCCTCCAATTCCTCAGCCCCGAACAGACGGTCGGCAAGGAACATCCCTATCTCTTCAGCCAGGGCCAATCGATCCTCAACCGCTCGTGGATTCCGACGCAGGACAGCCCCGGCATCCGCCAGACCTGGGAAGCCGAAATCCGTGTCCCCAATCCGCTCGAAGTGGTCATGAGCGGCCAGCGCGCACGAGACCCCGTGCCCGACGGCGCCGACCACCGCATCTTCCATTACGAGATGACCAAGAGCGTCCCGCCCTATCTCATCGCCATTGCGGTGGGCGATCTCGAATTTCGCCCGCTCGGCCTGCGCACCGGCGTCTGGACCGAGCCCGCAATGCTCGACCGCGCTGCCGCAGAGCTCGCTGATACGGGCCGCATGATCACTGCCGCGGAAAACCTGTTCGGCCCTTATCCCTGGGCCCGCTACGACCTGCTCGTCCTGCCGCCCAGCTTCCCCTTCGGCGGCATGGAGAATCCTGAACTTACGTTCCTCACGCCGACCTTCATCGCCGGCGACAAGTCGCTTACTTCGCTGATCGCGCACGAGCTCGCCCATAGCTGGTCGGGCAACCTAGCCACCAACGCGACTTGGGCCGATTTCTGGCTCAACGAGGGCATGACCGTCTATGCCGAGCAGCGCATCGTCGAAGCCGTCTATGGCAAGGAAGCCTATGACCAGCAGGTCAACCTCAGCCTCGACGCGCTCAACAGCGCGCTTGGCGAACTGCCGGAAGCCGACCAGATCCTCGCCGTCGACCTCACCGGCCGCCATCCAGATGACGGCTTCACCGACATTCCCTACGACAAGGGCGCGGCCTTCCTGCGCACCTTGGAAGCCGATGTCGGGCGCGAACGCTTCGATGCCTTCCTGCGCGGCTGGTTCGACGCCAACGCCTTCTCGCCGATCACCAGCTCGATGTTCATGGAGGCGGTCGTCAACGACCTCTATGAAAGCGACGAGGAACGCGCCACCAGCGCGCTGATCGATGCCTGGATCAACCAGCCGGGGCTTCCCGAAAACAATGCCGCGGGCAATGCCAATGCCTTTGCCGAGGTCGATGCCGACGTCGTCGCCTTCGATGGCGGCGCCGATCCTGCAAGTCTCGGCTGGGGCGAGTGGAATACCGCCGAGCGCCTGCGCTTCCTCGGCCGCATCGACCGCGATCTCGACGACGAGCGCATGGCCGCACTCGATGGCGCCTTCGGGCTCAACCGCACCGGCAATAACGAGATCCTGTTTCTCTGGCTGATGCTGGCGGTGGAGAATCGCTACGACCCCGCGGTCGACCGGCTCGAAAGCTTCCTGACCAGCCAGGGACGCCGTAAATTCGTGCGTCCGCTCGTGGTCGCCTTGGCCGAAGATGAGGAATGGGGCCGCCCCATTGCGGAGGAAATTTACCCCCGTGCACGGCCGCTTTATCATCCGATCACGACCAAGGATTTGGATTTGCTGGGTTTAATCCCGAAAGTCGCCGAAACGGACTGA
- a CDS encoding TIGR00645 family protein codes for MTDLTKVEQTTETLLFQSRWLAAPIYLGLVFGLILLLVAFFNKLAAVIPELLTLKPDAAILHVLTFIDLALIANLLLIVIFSGYESFVSKFDVKDHPDRPDWISQVGFSGLKLKLFASLVAISGIELLKAFMAARATGEVLPSLPWLIGIHAVFLLSVLVTALASKLRGSATN; via the coding sequence ATGACCGATCTCACAAAAGTCGAACAAACCACCGAGACCTTGCTGTTCCAGTCGCGTTGGCTGGCTGCACCTATATATCTCGGCCTTGTCTTCGGGCTGATCCTGTTACTGGTCGCATTCTTCAACAAACTTGCGGCAGTTATACCCGAATTGCTGACCTTGAAGCCCGATGCGGCGATCCTCCACGTCCTCACCTTCATCGACCTGGCGCTGATCGCCAACTTGCTGCTGATCGTCATCTTTTCGGGTTACGAAAGCTTCGTCTCCAAGTTCGACGTCAAAGATCATCCCGACCGCCCCGACTGGATCAGCCAGGTCGGCTTCTCGGGCCTCAAGCTCAAACTTTTCGCGTCGCTCGTCGCCATCAGCGGAATCGAGCTGTTGAAAGCGTTCATGGCCGCGCGCGCAACCGGCGAAGTCTTGCCCTCGCTGCCATGGCTGATAGGCATTCACGCCGTCTTCCTCTTGTCGGTCCTCGTCACCGCGCTCGCCAGCAAGCTTCGCGGCAGCGCGACCAACTAG
- a CDS encoding putative bifunctional diguanylate cyclase/phosphodiesterase — translation MVSAKLPDGASVGAASGVRDDQASTPLRDVQLISRAQLAPFFAGANILAALLFATSMHSSVSLAMMGGWILTIIGVNAAFMMLARRQAITHIGRSGKRVPHWLLLSDVALRAAIWLSLPMMTFGSLGASDQIIAASIISGLGVAALGLVVVPAAAMTWITVFVTALCVNLIVARNQVPFEHMVSIVFIIGVAMGGVMTVARWAFHQLKTNADVGSQSESASLLLQEYEKRGVGWLWQVDDDNRVTYLSSRMVALIGKPSSAIIGHALPALLGGQKEFGDVLLEKKPFQNLEMQLDTARGGRWISLAGDPIIDHAGRFAGYRGVGSDITEVRQQQERLTHLANVDVLSGLPNRGRVRQLAGEVLRQATASNVPCAIMFLDLDGFKPVNDTFGHPKGDAVLQAVAKRLVDEVGDMGHVGRMGGDEFAIIIKDAQSRKGVEALATRIINSVGEPYMIDQIEIRIGVSIGCAFGPIDGATVDDLILKADLALYEAKNAGRGVAKYFSSELQSEQEDRVRLESDLRAAIASKQFHLLYQPLVSAKDQKLIGFEALIRWNHPTRGLVPPPVFIPIAEECGLMMEIGQWVIEEACRTVANWPEPITVAVNVSPKQIQMPSLPQLVSQALARHKVPGNRLELEVTEGIFLGNNSATLDIMQRLRQLGVGIALDDFGTGYSSIGYLNKAVFHKLKIDGSFVREAGTREENVAIIKSIVQLAKSFRMSVTAEGVETAEDFERMRDLGVDTIQGYLFGRPLSYERANQMVMGMSRKSA, via the coding sequence ATGGTTTCCGCCAAATTGCCGGACGGCGCGTCGGTTGGCGCGGCCTCCGGCGTGCGCGACGACCAGGCGTCGACTCCGCTGCGCGATGTGCAGCTGATCAGCCGTGCCCAGCTGGCGCCTTTCTTCGCCGGCGCCAACATCCTCGCTGCCCTCCTCTTTGCGACCTCGATGCACTCCTCGGTCAGCCTCGCCATGATGGGCGGCTGGATCCTGACGATCATCGGCGTCAATGCCGCTTTCATGATGCTGGCGCGCCGCCAGGCGATCACGCATATCGGCCGCTCGGGCAAGCGCGTGCCGCATTGGCTGCTGCTGTCCGACGTCGCCTTGCGCGCCGCCATCTGGCTCAGCCTGCCGATGATGACCTTCGGCTCGCTTGGCGCCTCCGACCAGATCATCGCCGCCTCGATCATTTCCGGCCTTGGCGTTGCCGCGCTCGGCCTCGTGGTCGTGCCCGCCGCCGCCATGACCTGGATCACCGTCTTCGTGACTGCGCTTTGCGTGAACCTCATCGTTGCGCGCAACCAGGTCCCGTTCGAGCATATGGTCTCGATCGTCTTCATCATCGGCGTCGCCATGGGCGGCGTCATGACCGTCGCGCGCTGGGCCTTCCATCAGCTCAAGACCAACGCCGATGTCGGCTCGCAGTCGGAAAGCGCCTCGCTCCTCCTCCAGGAATATGAAAAGCGCGGGGTCGGCTGGCTCTGGCAGGTCGATGACGACAATCGCGTCACCTACCTCTCCAGCCGTATGGTCGCGCTTATCGGCAAGCCCTCGAGCGCCATTATCGGCCATGCCCTGCCCGCCCTGCTCGGCGGCCAGAAGGAATTCGGCGACGTCCTGCTCGAGAAGAAGCCGTTCCAGAATCTCGAAATGCAGCTCGACACCGCCCGCGGTGGCCGCTGGATCAGCCTCGCGGGTGACCCGATCATCGATCATGCCGGCCGTTTCGCCGGCTATCGCGGCGTCGGCAGCGACATTACCGAAGTGCGCCAGCAGCAGGAACGCCTCACCCACCTCGCCAATGTCGACGTCCTGTCGGGCCTGCCCAACCGCGGCCGCGTGCGCCAGCTGGCGGGCGAAGTGTTGCGCCAGGCAACCGCATCGAACGTGCCCTGCGCGATCATGTTCCTCGATTTGGACGGCTTCAAACCGGTCAACGACACGTTCGGCCACCCCAAGGGGGATGCCGTCCTCCAGGCCGTGGCCAAGCGCCTCGTCGACGAGGTTGGCGACATGGGCCATGTCGGCCGCATGGGCGGCGACGAATTCGCCATCATCATCAAGGATGCGCAGAGCCGCAAAGGCGTCGAAGCGCTCGCCACCCGCATCATCAATTCGGTCGGCGAACCCTATATGATCGATCAGATCGAGATCCGCATCGGCGTCTCGATCGGCTGCGCCTTCGGCCCCATCGACGGCGCCACCGTCGACGATCTCATCCTCAAGGCCGACTTGGCGCTCTACGAGGCCAAGAATGCCGGCCGCGGCGTCGCCAAATACTTCTCGAGCGAGCTACAGAGCGAGCAGGAAGACCGCGTCCGTCTCGAAAGCGACCTGCGCGCGGCGATCGCCTCCAAGCAGTTCCACCTGCTCTACCAGCCGCTCGTCTCGGCCAAGGATCAGAAGCTCATTGGCTTCGAGGCGCTCATTCGCTGGAACCACCCGACCCGCGGCCTCGTGCCCCCGCCCGTCTTCATCCCGATCGCCGAGGAATGCGGCCTGATGATGGAGATCGGCCAGTGGGTCATCGAAGAGGCCTGCCGCACCGTCGCCAACTGGCCCGAGCCGATCACGGTCGCGGTCAACGTCTCGCCCAAGCAAATCCAGATGCCCTCGCTGCCGCAGCTCGTCAGCCAGGCGCTGGCGCGTCACAAGGTGCCGGGCAACCGTCTCGAGCTCGAAGTCACCGAGGGGATCTTCCTCGGCAACAATTCGGCCACGCTCGACATCATGCAGCGCCTGCGCCAGCTTGGTGTCGGCATCGCGCTTGACGATTTCGGCACCGGCTATTCCTCGATCGGCTATCTGAACAAGGCCGTTTTTCACAAGCTGAAGATCGACGGCAGCTTTGTCCGCGAAGCCGGTACCCGCGAGGAAAATGTCGCGATCATCAAGTCGATCGTGCAGCTCGCCAAGTCGTTCCGCATGTCGGTCACCGCCGAAGGCGTCGAGACGGCCGAGGATTTCGAGCGCATGCGCGACCTCGGCGTCGACACCATCCAGGGCTACCTCTTCGGCCGCCCGCTCTCCTACGAGCGCGCCAACCAAATGGTCATGGGGATGAGCCGCAAGAGCGCGTAA
- a CDS encoding copper resistance system multicopper oxidase — translation MPQITRRSLLGAGLAGGALATAIPAWARGGDVSHGAMARRGFDEAAGPRVDLTVARSMFGTGGKTGHAVTVNGSVPGPLLRLKEGTDIALAVHNHVDEDTSIHWHGLLVPFHLDGVPGVSFPGIKPGETFVAEFPVRQSGTYWWHSHSGLQEQAGHYGPIIVDPAGPDPIEADRDYVVLLSEFTPLHPHTIFKKLKQGEGYFNYQQRSWTDDYPLSAEDRRMWAQMRMMPTDILDVTAATYTYMINGHGPMDALEYAFRPGERVRLRFINAGAMTFFNVRIPGLPMSVVQADGKNVKPVEVDEFQIAPAETYDVIVEPTGEAHTLVAESMDRSGMALAHLASRPGARTPIPPLRKPPLLTMKDMGHGGMDHGAMGHGDGGMEMGGMDMRDTSLLPPTVRAGPGVDMVAMNPVDRMGDPGVGLDDVDHRVLRYTDLRALKADHSVRAPTRAMEIHLTGNMERYMWSFDGKRFAAVADEPIRFAYNERVRIKLVNDTMMAHPIHLHGHFFELVNGAGHGEQPLKHTMIVQPGGSAVFDLTADEPGDWAFHCHLLYHMHAGMFQIVTVANPDGSEA, via the coding sequence ATGCCCCAGATTACCAGACGCAGCCTCCTCGGCGCCGGACTTGCCGGCGGCGCTCTCGCCACTGCGATTCCCGCTTGGGCGCGTGGCGGCGACGTGTCGCATGGAGCGATGGCGCGGCGAGGATTCGACGAGGCAGCCGGGCCGCGCGTCGACCTGACGGTCGCCCGCTCGATGTTCGGCACCGGCGGCAAGACCGGGCATGCAGTCACGGTGAATGGCAGCGTTCCGGGACCGCTGCTGCGTCTCAAGGAGGGTACCGACATTGCGCTGGCGGTGCACAATCATGTCGACGAGGATACGTCGATCCACTGGCACGGCCTGCTCGTCCCCTTCCATCTCGATGGCGTGCCGGGCGTCAGCTTTCCCGGCATCAAGCCCGGTGAGACGTTCGTCGCCGAATTTCCCGTTCGCCAGTCGGGCACCTATTGGTGGCACAGCCATTCGGGCCTTCAGGAACAGGCCGGCCATTACGGTCCGATCATCGTCGATCCGGCAGGACCCGACCCGATCGAGGCGGATCGCGACTATGTCGTGCTATTGTCCGAATTCACCCCGCTCCACCCCCACACCATCTTCAAGAAACTGAAGCAGGGTGAAGGCTATTTCAATTACCAGCAGCGCAGCTGGACCGACGACTATCCGCTGAGCGCGGAAGATCGTCGCATGTGGGCGCAGATGCGCATGATGCCGACCGACATTCTCGACGTGACGGCGGCGACCTACACTTACATGATCAACGGTCATGGCCCGATGGACGCGCTTGAATATGCCTTCCGTCCGGGCGAGCGGGTGCGACTGCGCTTCATCAATGCCGGCGCGATGACCTTTTTCAACGTCCGCATCCCCGGCCTGCCCATGTCGGTGGTCCAGGCTGACGGCAAGAATGTGAAGCCGGTCGAAGTGGACGAATTCCAGATTGCCCCGGCCGAAACCTATGACGTGATCGTCGAACCGACGGGCGAAGCGCACACATTGGTCGCCGAAAGCATGGACCGGTCGGGCATGGCGCTGGCGCACCTGGCCAGCCGCCCGGGTGCCCGCACGCCCATCCCGCCGCTGCGCAAGCCGCCGCTGCTGACCATGAAGGATATGGGGCATGGCGGCATGGACCATGGCGCGATGGGCCATGGCGACGGCGGCATGGAGATGGGTGGCATGGACATGCGTGACACATCCCTATTGCCCCCGACGGTCAGAGCTGGCCCCGGGGTCGACATGGTGGCGATGAACCCCGTCGACCGCATGGGCGATCCGGGCGTCGGCCTCGACGATGTCGACCACCGCGTCTTGCGCTACACGGACCTGCGCGCCCTCAAGGCCGATCACAGCGTCCGCGCCCCCACTCGCGCGATGGAGATCCACCTCACCGGCAATATGGAACGCTATATGTGGTCCTTCGACGGCAAGAGGTTTGCTGCCGTCGCCGACGAGCCGATCCGCTTTGCCTATAACGAACGCGTCCGCATCAAGCTGGTCAACGACACGATGATGGCGCATCCCATCCATCTGCACGGCCATTTCTTCGAATTGGTCAATGGCGCGGGCCATGGCGAGCAGCCCTTGAAGCACACCATGATCGTCCAGCCTGGCGGGAGCGCAGTCTTCGACCTTACCGCCGATGAGCCCGGCGACTGGGCCTTCCACTGCCACCTTCTCTACCACATGCATGCCGGGATGTTTCAGATCGTCACGGTCGCCAATCCGGACGGGAGCGAGGCATGA
- a CDS encoding hybrid sensor histidine kinase/response regulator produces the protein MGEGESLESDEGDVAVPQDTENAVSPVGKGLGDLLAAMPGGFDFSALVAIADALPVMIAYCDTDQRYLFVNKPLAEWMEMPREEVIGKRIRDVMGEESYAARAPLLDKALAGETQWYAAAYEHPTRGLLTTQAEYVPHVGKNGGVKGLILVIQDVTEQRLAGQALKESEARFRRIADSAPVPIWVTRADGSRDFVNQACREIFGDGAESWIELIHADDRDAIVEALDEARIDGKPFDLTARVKRRDGEWRWLNAIGQARVNEHGVPVGHLNVAYDVTLAKEAERALRREVADKSGELASSEARFRAVFDSLDMVGLVALDGTIIEINRNALDKMGATQADVAGRDVCDVPFVRDIPESRETLSRLIQEAAGGREVMDEVEVDRPGVGRGYHQLQLKPVRSDDGEISHLIIEASDISELKQAQDQLRQAQKMEALGQLTGGIAHDFNNLLTVVVGGLDMIAKRVEDDRLKRYADNALAAAQRGARLTGQLLTFSRVQKLEVRRVEVDNLIEEIRPLLGNALGPAIELKMEIAQDGLAILADPTQLEVALLNLAINARDAMGSEGSVTLSARVQQITDDPAIEAGDYLELALTDTGSGMDEQTLERAFDPFFTTKEVGKGTGLGLSMVYGMARQSGGTARIASQPGEGTRVALYFRLADSDAGQQSKDERVAGCGTPVAGRSILVIDDDEDVRGFVTTTLEDAGAKLAEAADGESGLRRFRSFRPDLVVLDYAMPGMNGAEVAQAIRNEVPDQPILFISGYSETDAIRAAAPGAPMLAKPFTPDQLEDAVCEMDLPVRD, from the coding sequence ATGGGGGAAGGCGAGTCGCTTGAGAGCGACGAGGGGGATGTGGCTGTGCCGCAGGATACCGAGAACGCCGTTTCGCCCGTCGGCAAGGGGTTGGGAGACCTTCTTGCCGCCATGCCTGGGGGATTCGATTTTTCCGCACTGGTGGCGATTGCCGACGCGCTGCCGGTGATGATCGCCTATTGCGATACCGACCAGCGCTATCTCTTCGTCAACAAGCCGCTCGCCGAGTGGATGGAAATGCCGCGCGAGGAGGTTATCGGCAAGCGTATCCGCGATGTCATGGGCGAGGAGAGCTATGCGGCGCGCGCGCCGCTGCTCGACAAGGCCCTGGCCGGGGAAACCCAATGGTACGCCGCTGCCTACGAGCATCCGACGCGCGGCCTGCTGACCACGCAGGCCGAATATGTCCCGCATGTTGGAAAGAATGGCGGGGTAAAGGGCCTGATCCTGGTCATCCAGGATGTGACCGAGCAACGATTGGCGGGGCAGGCCCTCAAGGAGAGTGAGGCTCGATTCCGGCGCATCGCGGACAGCGCGCCGGTTCCCATCTGGGTGACCCGCGCCGATGGCAGCCGCGATTTCGTCAACCAGGCCTGCCGGGAGATTTTCGGGGACGGGGCGGAAAGCTGGATCGAGCTGATCCACGCCGATGACCGGGACGCGATTGTCGAAGCGCTGGACGAGGCTCGCATCGACGGCAAACCGTTCGATCTCACCGCGAGGGTGAAGCGCAGGGATGGCGAGTGGCGCTGGCTCAACGCAATCGGCCAGGCGCGTGTCAACGAGCATGGCGTGCCGGTCGGGCATCTCAATGTGGCGTATGACGTGACCCTGGCGAAAGAAGCCGAGCGCGCGCTGCGCCGCGAAGTGGCGGACAAAAGCGGGGAGCTGGCTTCCAGCGAAGCGCGCTTCCGTGCCGTCTTCGACAGTCTCGACATGGTGGGGCTCGTCGCGCTCGACGGGACGATCATCGAGATCAACCGCAACGCGCTCGACAAAATGGGTGCGACGCAGGCCGATGTGGCGGGCCGCGATGTTTGCGACGTTCCCTTCGTGCGCGACATTCCGGAAAGTCGCGAGACCTTGTCGCGATTGATTCAGGAGGCTGCTGGCGGGCGCGAGGTGATGGACGAGGTCGAAGTCGACCGGCCCGGCGTTGGACGCGGCTATCACCAGCTCCAGCTCAAGCCGGTCCGTTCGGACGATGGGGAGATATCTCACCTCATCATCGAAGCCAGCGACATTTCCGAATTGAAGCAGGCGCAGGACCAGTTGCGCCAGGCCCAGAAGATGGAAGCGCTGGGTCAGCTGACAGGCGGTATCGCGCATGACTTCAACAACTTGCTGACGGTCGTCGTCGGCGGGCTCGACATGATCGCCAAGCGGGTCGAGGATGATCGCCTGAAGCGCTACGCCGACAATGCGTTGGCGGCGGCACAGCGCGGGGCAAGGCTGACTGGGCAGCTGCTGACTTTCAGCCGCGTCCAGAAGCTGGAAGTCCGCCGGGTCGAGGTCGACAACCTGATCGAGGAAATCCGGCCGTTGCTCGGCAATGCGCTGGGTCCGGCGATCGAGCTCAAGATGGAGATCGCACAGGACGGGCTCGCAATCCTCGCCGATCCGACGCAGCTCGAAGTGGCACTGCTCAACCTTGCGATCAACGCGCGAGACGCGATGGGAAGCGAGGGCAGCGTGACGCTGAGCGCGCGGGTCCAGCAAATCACGGACGATCCTGCGATCGAGGCGGGCGACTATCTCGAGCTGGCGCTCACCGATACTGGGTCGGGGATGGACGAACAGACGCTGGAACGCGCCTTCGACCCCTTCTTCACGACCAAGGAAGTGGGCAAGGGGACGGGCCTTGGCCTTTCGATGGTTTATGGCATGGCGCGCCAGTCCGGCGGGACCGCGCGCATTGCCAGCCAGCCGGGCGAGGGCACGCGGGTCGCGCTCTATTTCCGGCTGGCCGACAGCGATGCGGGCCAGCAGTCGAAGGACGAACGTGTGGCCGGTTGCGGAACGCCGGTGGCAGGGCGCTCGATCCTGGTGATCGACGATGACGAGGATGTGCGCGGGTTCGTCACGACGACGCTGGAAGATGCCGGCGCAAAGCTGGCCGAGGCGGCGGACGGGGAGAGCGGGCTACGCCGGTTCAGGAGCTTCCGGCCCGACCTGGTCGTGCTCGACTATGCCATGCCGGGCATGAACGGGGCGGAGGTCGCGCAGGCGATCCGCAATGAGGTGCCCGACCAGCCCATCCTCTTCATCTCGGGCTATAGCGAAACCGATGCGATCCGCGCCGCAGCGCCCGGCGCGCCGATGCTCGCCAAACCGTTTACGCCGGACCAGCTTGAAGATGCGGTGTGCGAGATGGACCTGCCGGTTCGGGACTGA
- a CDS encoding copper resistance protein B has translation MNAALILSAMALQPVHAGHQPTPPAEAKKDEDAADHEKMDHDMMGHGAADQPVMDHGAMGHGAAAGDKLEGIPIGPPPRAAGSGPAREAERIFGADAMREARAALIHETGQQSFLWVQADRAEARFGGDSVGFLWDAQASYGPDLDELWIESEGEGDLDEGIESADIEATWSRAIAPFWDLQIGARQDLAGSSRTYATVGVQGLAPYLFEVDAAAYLSTEGEMTAEIEAELDQRITQRLILQPRGELVFSAQDIPDLALGSGLAKAELGLRLRYEFAREFAPYIGIAQEWRVGDSRDFARAAGEDASATRFVAGLRFWF, from the coding sequence ATGAACGCGGCCCTCATCCTGAGCGCCATGGCGCTGCAGCCCGTTCATGCGGGACACCAGCCCACGCCGCCCGCCGAGGCGAAGAAAGATGAAGACGCCGCCGACCATGAGAAGATGGATCACGACATGATGGGCCATGGCGCGGCCGATCAGCCCGTCATGGATCATGGTGCCATGGGGCACGGCGCTGCGGCGGGCGACAAGCTCGAAGGAATTCCCATCGGTCCGCCGCCCCGCGCTGCCGGCAGCGGCCCTGCCCGCGAAGCCGAGCGCATCTTCGGCGCCGATGCCATGCGTGAGGCCCGCGCCGCACTCATCCATGAAACCGGCCAGCAAAGCTTCCTCTGGGTCCAGGCTGACCGCGCCGAAGCCCGTTTCGGCGGCGACAGCGTCGGCTTTCTCTGGGACGCGCAGGCCAGCTACGGACCCGACCTCGACGAACTCTGGATCGAGAGCGAAGGCGAAGGCGATCTCGACGAAGGCATCGAGAGCGCTGACATCGAGGCCACGTGGAGCCGCGCCATCGCGCCCTTCTGGGACCTACAAATCGGCGCCCGACAGGACCTTGCCGGCTCCTCGCGCACCTATGCGACCGTCGGCGTGCAGGGTCTCGCGCCCTACCTCTTCGAAGTCGACGCTGCCGCCTATCTCTCCACCGAGGGCGAAATGACCGCCGAAATCGAGGCCGAACTCGACCAGCGCATCACCCAGCGCCTCATTCTCCAGCCGCGCGGCGAACTGGTGTTCAGCGCGCAGGACATTCCCGATCTCGCCTTGGGTAGCGGGCTCGCCAAGGCCGAACTGGGCCTGCGCCTGCGCTATGAATTCGCCCGCGAATTCGCTCCCTATATCGGCATCGCGCAAGAATGGCGCGTCGGCGACAGCCGCGATTTCGCCCGCGCCGCCGGCGAAGATGCCAGCGCCACCCGCTTCGTCGCCGGGCTGCGCTTCTGGTTCTAG
- a CDS encoding metal-sensitive transcriptional regulator has translation MSTDRKTAKTNRFKRIAGQVNGIAKMVEDDRYCIDILTQIQAVRAALSRAESEVLRDHAACCVSEAIASGDEAEQKQKFDELITLFEKAKR, from the coding sequence ATGTCGACCGACCGCAAGACCGCCAAAACCAACCGTTTCAAACGCATCGCCGGACAGGTGAACGGTATTGCCAAGATGGTCGAGGATGACCGCTATTGCATCGACATCCTGACCCAGATCCAGGCGGTGCGCGCAGCGCTGTCGCGGGCCGAGAGCGAAGTGCTTCGCGATCATGCCGCGTGCTGCGTTTCCGAGGCGATCGCATCGGGCGACGAGGCCGAGCAGAAGCAAAAGTTCGACGAATTGATTACGCTGTTCGAAAAGGCGAAAAGGTAG
- a CDS encoding DUF305 domain-containing protein, whose product MTDQSHQSHQGKWTTFFAMIATSIVTMFVLKYSNVWEPSHVFFSQTRMWMALMMGMAMIVIMLGFMWGMYRTLATKVLVMAGAILGFFLFLWLARSQATVEDEAWMKAMIPHHSIAVLTSSRAEISDPRVRELADAIIEAQVKEIAEMELLLEDIEANGEMGDGTPLPARSAELTPELLEEAKKAVERPIIENAREEVEVGDKGRGQGGLTSSVGFVFATRRPIRIVSRQN is encoded by the coding sequence ATGACCGACCAAAGCCACCAGTCGCACCAGGGCAAATGGACGACCTTCTTCGCGATGATCGCCACCTCGATCGTCACGATGTTCGTCCTCAAATATTCCAACGTCTGGGAGCCCAGCCACGTCTTCTTCTCGCAGACGCGCATGTGGATGGCGCTTATGATGGGCATGGCGATGATCGTCATCATGCTCGGCTTCATGTGGGGCATGTACAGGACGCTGGCGACCAAAGTCCTGGTCATGGCCGGCGCCATCCTCGGCTTCTTCCTCTTCCTCTGGCTCGCCCGCAGCCAGGCCACGGTCGAGGACGAGGCATGGATGAAAGCGATGATCCCGCATCACTCCATCGCCGTCCTCACCTCCAGCCGCGCCGAGATCAGCGACCCGCGCGTGCGCGAGCTTGCCGACGCCATCATCGAGGCACAGGTCAAGGAAATCGCCGAGATGGAGCTGCTGCTCGAAGACATCGAGGCCAATGGCGAAATGGGCGACGGCACCCCGCTCCCCGCCCGCTCGGCCGAACTTACCCCCGAATTGCTCGAGGAAGCCAAAAAGGCCGTCGAGCGCCCCATCATCGAGAACGCGCGCGAAGAAGTCGAGGTCGGCGACAAGGGAAGGGGTCAGGGCGGCCTGACCTCGTCGGTCGGGTTCGTCTTCGCGACCCGCCGTCCGATTAGGATCGTCTCTCGACAGAACTAA